The following DNA comes from Terriglobales bacterium.
AAGCTGAACTCGGTGAAGATCGAGCGGGTTGGCTGAGAGATGTCCTTGTCTGCCCTCGAGCGCTGGTACACCAGCCAATGCAACGGCGAGTGGGAACACAGCTACGGAGTCAAGCTCAATACTCTCGACAACCCCGGCTGGCGGGTGGAGATCGATCTTCGCGACACGAAGAAAGAGGGGGTTTCGCTGCAGACGGTGAAGATCGAGCGCACCGATGACGATTGGATCCACTACTGGATCGAGAAGCGGCGATTCCA
Coding sequences within:
- a CDS encoding immunity 53 family protein, with the translated sequence MSLSALERWYTSQCNGEWEHSYGVKLNTLDNPGWRVEIDLRDTKKEGVSLQTVKIERTDDDWIHYWIEKRRFQIACGPGNLSEAIELFVGWFASE